The sequence CCGACGCTGATCGTCACCTGAAGGTGTCCTCCCAGGGCGTTCGCGTAGGCGCGAAGGGTTTCTATTTCCATAACCTCAGGATCGCCGTTCTCGATTTGTGAGACACGGGATTGCGAAATGCCCAGGGCGGCGGCAATATCGGCCTGAGTCTTCCCTAGTGCCTTACGCAGTTCCTTCAGATGATGTCCGGCCACGTACGCATCCAGCTCAGCATCGGCTGCGACCTGCCGGGCAGGATCGGCCAACTCCGGATGACGGCGGTGCGCCTCCGCCTTGACTTCGCGCCAGCTACGAGCAGGGCTCATCTCGATCTTCCTTCGCCTTGTCTGCGCGGTATTGGGCGTAGCGTTGCTTGGCCAGAGGGATTGCCTCGTGGTACCAGCGCGACCATCGTCCCGCCTTGTCTCCGGCTACCAGAAGGATGGCTTCCCTCTCCGGGTCGAAAACGAACACGATCCGGATCTCTGAGCGGCCTCGGGAGCCGGGGCGCAACTCCTTCAAATTGTTCAGGTCGTCGTCCTCCAAGGTGTCCACGAGTGGGCGGCCCAAAGCCGGACCGACCTCAGCCAGCCGGTCGATGGCCCGTTCGACCAAGGTCGCGGTGTGAGGGTCGGTCTCGCAGAGCTTGAGGAACCAGTCCTCGACCGGTTCGAGCAGTACGACGTTCCAGGCCACGTCTTGAATATAACCCCTGACTTCTACTTCTGTCAGGCTACTGCACGGGTCCCTGCACTGCAGACCAGGGCTGGCAAGTGGGGCTTGCCGAGAGCCTCGTGCGCCTCTCAGTACGGGCTACGCCGACAGTGACTGAGTGACTATCTGGGTGACAATCGCCGTGGACGAGCCTGGACG comes from Microbispora sp. ZYX-F-249 and encodes:
- a CDS encoding type II toxin-antitoxin system RelE/ParE family toxin; the encoded protein is MAWNVVLLEPVEDWFLKLCETDPHTATLVERAIDRLAEVGPALGRPLVDTLEDDDLNNLKELRPGSRGRSEIRIVFVFDPEREAILLVAGDKAGRWSRWYHEAIPLAKQRYAQYRADKAKEDRDEPCS
- a CDS encoding helix-turn-helix domain-containing protein — protein: MSPARSWREVKAEAHRRHPELADPARQVAADAELDAYVAGHHLKELRKALGKTQADIAAALGISQSRVSQIENGDPEVMEIETLRAYANALGGHLQVTISVGSHSVKVA